TGACGCCGCTTTTTCGCACGTTGGGTGTCAGCGTGGGAATCGTGCAAACCGAATGTGATCAAGGCCAGCGCCGCGAAGCGTACAACAGCGACATCACGTATGGCACGGCCAAAGAGTTCGGATTTGACTTCCTTCGCGATCGCTTGCTGCTGCGGGCGCAAAACCGCGTCCAGTCCGACTTCCTGGGCGATGGCGAATCGAACTTCAGCGGTGGCGGTGGCGACAAACCGGTGATGCGTGGCGTCCATTTCTGTTTAGTCGATGAGGCCGACAGCATCTTGATCGATGAAGCGAGAACGCCGTTGATCATCGGTTCGATCGAGGATCAGGTGCGCGAACAGATCGTGCAGACGTACCTTTGGGCGGCGCGGCACGCACCGGAATTTGTCGAGAACGAACACTTCGAAATCAATCCCGACACCAAACAAATTGAACTGATCGGCCGCGGTCGCCAACAAGTCCGATCGCTGCCACGTCCCGACCTGATTCGAACCGTGGGGCTGGTCGATCTGTACGAGTTCATGGAGCGTGGCATCAAAGTCCATCAAGAGTTCTTTCTGGACCGGCACTACGTCGTCCGCGACGATGAGATCGTGATCGTCGACGAATTCACGGGCCGTTTGGCCGAGGGACGTAAATGGCGCGACGGGATCCATCAAGCGATCGAGGCCAAGGAGGGGATGGAGATCTCGGTCCCGACCGGTCAGGCCGCGCGGATCACGATCCAAGATCTGTTCCTGCGTTACAAATATCTTGCCGGGATGACCGGTACCGCCGCCACGTCGGCACCGGAACTGAAGAAGATCTACCGCACACCGGTCGTACGTGTCCCAACCAATCGCCCGCCGCAACGGATCCCGCTGAAGGATCTCGTCTTCGGCGACATGCACTCAAAGTTTGTGGCGATTGTCGACGAAGTGGTTGAGATGAACCGATTGGGACGCCCGGTGCTGATCGGTACCCGATCGATCGACAAATCGGAACTGTTGTCGCAAATGCTCGAGGACAAAGGGATCAAACACGAAGTCCTCAACGCCAACAAAGTGGCCGAAGAGGCGGCGATCGTCGAAGAGGCGGGCAAGCGTGGCCGCGTCACGGTGGCGACCAACATGGCTGGCCGCGGTACCGATATCAAGGTTCCCAAAGATGTCGAAGCCGAGGGTGGGATCCACGTGATCTGCACCGAATTGCACGATTCGGCGCGGGTCGATCGTCAGTTGATCGGCCGCTGCGGTCGGCAGGGCGACCAGGGATCCTACCGCCAGTATCTGTCGCTGGACGACGATATCCTCAAGAACGGCTACGGCCCGGTCAAAGCCGCACGATGGAAACAGTTAGGCGCCGATAGCGGCTCCAGCTTTCAGAGCTATGCTGCGATGTTCCGCAAGGCTCAGCAGAAGGTCGAAAGGAAACACTTCCGCGACCGGATGGTGCTGTTGCATCACGAGCGCGAACGCAAAAAGATGCAGCGTGAATTAGGGCAAGACCCCTATCTCGACACGCCCGATTGATCTGCTGCTGGGGACGCCCTTCGCGCTCCCCCATCGGCTCCGTTTGCGAGATCGGATTGCGGCGGTCCCGTGGTCGGTCGCCGACGGATATCGCTGCGCTGTCGCGGGCTTCACCGGAGGCACCGTGCGGCGTGGCAACGCGTTGAAAAAGCCAAATCGACAAATTCCGGCGCTGCTGCCAACAGGTTATGGATTCTCCCTCGTCCGGCAGGTTACAATCGGTCTCCGTATCAGGGCAGTTTGCGGCCCCTTTCGCAGCCGAGAACGGCTGTATCCCATCCACCAAACGCCCGCCCACCATTCGACACCACGCAAAATCACAAGCGTTCGAAACACATTCACTCTCACCCCAAGAAGACTGCTGGTATGCGTACACTCAGCCTGCTTTGCCTGTTCGCCCTGACACTGCTTCCGCTCGCGGCAGCACACGCCGAAGAGGATGGTTTCATTTCCCTCTTCGATGGCAAGACCCTCGACAACTGGGACGGAAATCCCGTCTTTTGGAGCGTCGAAGATGGAATGATCACCGGTCAAACGACCGCGGATAATCCAACCAAGGGAAACACGTTTCTGATCTATCGCGGCGGGGAAGTTGGCGATTTTGAACTGCAGCTGGAATACAAGCTGATCGGTGGCAATTCGGGGATCCAGTACCGCAGTTTTGAAGTCGATCCCGAGAAGAAAAAGTGGGTCGTCGGCGGTTACCAAGGTGACTTCGAATCCGGCGACACCTACTCGGGAATTTTGTACGGCGAAAAGTTCCGCGGCATCCTGGCCAATCGCGGCCAGAAAACCGAACTGGTCCGCAACGATGGCAAGTTCAAGGTGAACGTCGTCGGATCGGTGGGCGATTCGAAGACGATCCAGTCGAAGATCAAAAAGGAAGACTGGAACACCTACACGATCACCGCCAAGGGCTTTGAGTTCGCTCACAAGATCAACGGCGTTCCCACCGCCGAATGTACCGACAACGACACCAAGGAACGTCGCGCCAGCGGCATCCTGGCGTTGCAACTGCACGCCGGTCCGCCGATGAAGGTCCAGTTCCGCAACATTCGCTTGAAGCGACTGCCAGCAGCCACCGACGACGCAGCTAAAAAAAAAAGATAGTCTTCATCGCGGGTAAGCCGAGCCACGGCTATGGTTCGCACGAACACTATGCCGGCTGTCGCTTGTTGGCCAACGCTTTGACCGAAGCGATGCCAGACTACACCGCCGAAGTGATCCAAAACGGCTGGCCCGAAGCGGGAACCGAAGCGCTTCAAGATGCCGACACGATCGTCGTCTATTGCGACGGTGGCGGTCGGCATCTGCTGAATCCTCACATCGACGAACTGGCACCGCTGATGAAAGCCGGTGCCGGTTTGGTCTGTATCCACTACGGCGTGGAGACCTTGGCGGGCAAGCCAGGCGATGCTTTCTTGGATTGGATCGGCGGTTATTTCGAAGCCAATTGGTCGGTCAATCCACACTGGGTTGCGAAATACGAAATCTTCCCCGACCATCCGATCAGCCGCGGCGTGCAGCCGTTTGAAATCAACGATGAGTGGTACTTCCACATGCGGTTTCGCGACGGCATGGATGGCGTAACGCCGATCCTCTCCGCACATCCCCCCGAAGACACGATGCGTCGTCCCGATGGTCCGCACAGCGGCAACCCGGCGGTTCGCAAAGCTGTCGCCAACGGCGAGATTCAACACATGGCTTGGGCGGCCCAGCGCGATGGCGGCGGACGCGGTTTTGGCTTCACCGGCGGGCATTTCCACTGGAACTGGGCTGATCCCAATTTCCGCAAAGTGATGCTCAACGCCATCGTCTGGACCGCGCACGGCGAGGTCCCGGCGGCGGGTGTTTCGACCGAGGATCCGACTCAAGAACAGCTGGAAGCCAATCAGGACGAGCCCAATCCGTCGATTGCCAAAAAGGAAAAGAAGGGGAAGAAGATCATGCGAACGGTCGTCGACCGCGAGGTGGCGACCAAGCCGAAGTCCGACGCAAAGCGTCTGTTCCTAAGTGATCCGGTGAACAAGAAAACGCCGGGAATTTCGGTCGCGATCGATGTGCCGTTGGGAGATGCAAAGCAGCTCTTCTTGGCAGTCACCGACGGCGGCAACGGCTACAGTTGCGATTGGGCCGATTGGGCGGAGCCGCGATTGGTGGGCCCCGCCGGGGAAATGAAATTGACCGATCTGAAGTGGAAGCACGCTTCGTCGGGCTTTGGCCAGGTTCGCGTCGGTAAAAACGCTGGCGGTGGACCGCTGCGAATCGATGGCAAAGCGGTTCCCTACGGAATCGGCACCCACGCGCCGTCGGTGATCGGATTTGATCTGCCCGCCGGCTACGACCGGTTTGTCGCTCGCGGCGGTCTGGACAACGGCGGAACCGATCAGGGATCGTGCGGCGGCAGCGCCGAAGTCCGTTTTGCGGTCTACGACAAAATGCCGACGCTGGAAGTTTCCGGTGGCGGATCGCGGGAAGCGCGCGAAGCGTTAGATGGTTTGGATGTCGGAGGCGATTTGGCAGCCAGTGTATTTGCCGCCGAACCGCAACTGTTGAGCCCTTCGAATATCGATATCGATCACCGGGGCCGTGTTTGGGTTTGCGAAATCGTCAACTACCGCAAACACAAAGGCAAGCGACCCGAAGGGGATCGGATCCTGATCCTGGAAGATACCGATGGCGACGGGATGGCCGACACCGAGAAGGTCTTCTATCAAGGGGACGACATCGATTCGCCGCACGGCGTCTGCGTGTTGGGCAACAAAGCAATCGTCTCGGCCGGCGACAAGGTGTTCCTGCTCACCGATTCGGATGGCGACGACAAGGCGGATCAAAAAGAGGTGCTGTTCAGCGGCATCTCCGGGTCGCAACACGATCATGGAATCCACGCCTTCACCTTTGGCCCCGATGGCAAGCTCTACTTCAACTTTGGCAACGCCGGTGGGCAGCTGAAGGATAAGGATGGTAAACCGATCGTCGACGCGGCGGGGAACGAAGTCGCGGCGCGACGCAAACCGTACCAGGAAGGAATGGTCTTCCGTTGCAATCTCGACGGCAGCGAGCTGGAAACCCTCGGCTGGAACTTCCGCAACAATTGGATGGTCACTGTCGATTCTTACGGCGGGATCTGGCAATCGGACAACGACGACGATGGCAACAAAGCGGTCCGCATCAATTATGTGATGGAGTACGGCAACTATGGCTACAAAGACGAAAAGACCGGTGCGGGTTGGAAAGCCGACCGAACCGGGATGCACACCGACGTGCCGCTTCGCCACTGGCATCTGAACGATCCGGGCGTCGTCCCCAACCTGCTTCAAACGGGAGCCGGTTCGCCGACGGGGATCACCGTTTACGAAGGGGATCTGTTGCCGATGTTCACCGGACATCTGCTGCACTGCGATGCCGGCCCCAACGTTTGCCGAGCTTATATCGTCAGCGACGACAAAGCTGGCTACACGGCGAAGATTCGCGAGATCTTGACCGGATCGCAGGACAAGTGGTTCCGCCCCTCCGACGTGAAAGTCGCTCCCGACGGGTCGCTTGTCATCGCCGACTGGTACGATCCAGGCGTCGGCGGACACGGCATGGGCGATCTCGATCGCGGGCGTTTGTTCCGCATCACTCCGATCAAACACGATGCGTCTTATAAGGTTCCGACGTTCGATTTCGATACGGCGCCGGGAGCTGTCGAAGCTTTAAAGAACCCCAACTACGCGGTCCGCTACATGGCGTGGCAGTCGCTGCACGCGATGGGAACCGACGCGAACAGCGAGCTGCAAAAGTTGGCAGCTTCGAAAAATCCGATCTATCGCGCTCGCGCCCTCTGGTTGTTGGGCAAGACCGACGGTCAAGGGAAGCAGACGGTTGCCCAAGCGATCGAAGATTCCGATCCCAACGTTCGCATGATGGGCGTTCGCTTGGCCCGCCAATTGGATCTGGAGCTCGAAGATTTTGTCGCTCCTCTGCTACGCGATCCCTCGCCACAGGTCCGCCGCGAATTGGCAGTCGCGCTGCGGGAGAGCAACTCGGAAAAGGTGCCTTCGATGTGGGCCGAATTGGCGACTCAACACGATGGCAAGGACCGCTGGTACCTGGAAGCATTGGGAGTCGGTTCGGATCTGCAAGCCGATGCCTGTTTCGACGCGTGGATCAAGGCGGTTGGCGACGATTGGAACACGCCCGCCGGACGCGACATCATCTGGCGTTCGCGAGCTCCCGCGGCAACCGCTTATCTGGTCAAGATCTTGCAAGATCCAGAGCTCAGCGAAGCCGATCAAGCCCGCTACATGCGCGCCTTCGACTTCCACGAGGGACCAGAAAAAGAAGCGGCTCTGTTGAAGCTGCTAGGACTGTAAGCGGAACCTGCCCCCATCTGCGCTCGGCAGCACGTAAGTTCAAAGCCGCGGAGCTGGCGATCGCATAAAGCCTGCGGCGCGAGCCGCAGGATCACATCGCGCGATCGATTGCTCAAAGCCCCGGCTGGGGGCGACAGCAAATTTGGATCTGTCGCCCCTGCCCGGGGCTCGCGCGGGTACGGCTTCATCACGGACCTGCGGCTCGCGCCGCAGGCTCTACGCGGCCGCCGCTCCCGCGGCTTCGTTTTGGGAAGTCGCGCGTGCTACTCGGCGACGGAGCGATTCCGATCGACAACGACGATACCAAGCGCGAGCTGCGCAGCTTCACGATTGGCACGTTTGAAGCAACAGATCATCCTTCGATATCGGGACCCTGGCATCCCTCAAACCATGTTCAATTGGACTAGCGACACAGACTTGCGGGCAAACAACAAAAAGCAAGGCTCAACAGACATTAAGATCTTTCGTTGTGTCGGCTGCCGCTTTGGGATGAACGATTCCAGTTGTTCGTTTATCGTGCGACGCATTTGTTGTACACTTGCATCCGTAAACTTCCTAAACCGCCAACATTCTTATCGCGCATCGGATTTATTGTCGCGTTAGCGCCGTTGCCGGCTCCGACCCCTTGTTTTCCCGCGTTCCCACACGGTCTGTTTATGTTTCGTATTCCGCTGTCGATCGTCGTTTGTTTCGCTATCGGGGCGATTGCGTTTGGGCAAGAGGGAAATTCACTCAGCCCCCGCGACAAATTGATTGTTGAAACGGTGCTGCGTATCAAAGACTTTAAGATCGAATCCTCCGCACCGGCCAAAGCAGCGCTGCTTCGCTATTTGCGATCCCAACCGGGGACGGAGCAATATTTTGAACTGATCGAACGCTTCGGGTTAACCGACGTCGCGGGTGAGCTGACCGAGTTTGCGATCGCTCACGCCGACGAAACCGCTGGCGTGCGGGCGGCGGAACTGCTGTTCAAGCTGGACCGTCAGAAGCTGTTGATCGATGCGATCTCGGCGGAAGCGAGTGAGCACGCGGTCGCTGCGGTCGCGTTGATTGGTCGCGTTGGAGGAACCAAGACGCAGGAAATTCTGATGCCCCTGATCGCGGCGTCGGACAAGTCGGCCGAGCTGCGCGCCGCGGCGGTCGCCGGAATCGCGCGTCGCAGCGATGGCCAGCGGGCGTTGCTGAAGATCGTTGCCGATGGCAAACTGCCGGCCGACCTGAACTTCGCCGCTGCCAACGCGTTGCTCTCCTCGGACGACAAAACGATTGTCGCTGAGGCGGCCAAATACCTTCAGTTGCCGGCGACGGCTGACAGCCAACCGCTGCCACCGATTTCGGAACTGATCCAAAAGCGTGGCGATCCCGTGGCCGGAGCGATCGTGTTTCGCAAATCGGGAACCTGTATCAACTGTCATAAGGTCAAGGGCGAGGGGAAAGAGGTTGGCCCCGATTTGTCGGAGATCGGCAGCAAGCTGTCGCGCGAAGCGATGTATGTCGCTGTCTTAAACCCCAGCGCGGCGGTCAGCCACAATTTTGAGACCTATTCGCTGCTGACGATCGACGGCGATGCGACGACGGGGCTGTTGGTCAGCGAAACCGATGCCGCGGTGACGCTGCGAAACGCCGAAGGGATCGACAAGACGGTGGCTCGCGATGATATCGAGCTGTTCCAAAAGCAAGCAAAGTCGCTGATGCCTCAGGATTTGCAGCGATTGATGACGGTTCCCCAATTGATCGACCTGATCGAATACACGCTGACGCTGACCAAATAGACAAGCGTTTTGCTTGCCGATCGCCGCCGCAGTGGTCGATCGCTAGCAGCCCCAGGTTCGCGTGGCCAGCGGCGTTAGACACGTCGTAACCGGCAAATTCTACCAGGTTTGCTTAACCTGCATTATCGGCACTACCGATACTTCTCCATACAGACGACATGCGCTCCGTGTGCTGTCGTCGCGAGAATATCAGTCTTTCAGCCAATGCAGAATGATCATGCCGATGGCCAACATCCAAACCAGCTCTCCTCGGAATCTCGCCTTCGCATCGCTGACCTGGGTGATGTGCGTTGCGATCCTGTTCTCCGCCGCTGCGACCGCTCAAACGCGGCAACGCGAAGTGACTCGCGGGACCTACAACCCGCCGGTTTTGGAATCGGGAACCGCGGCACCGACCAAGGTGCTCAGCAGCCCCAACCGCAACGCGGGCGACAGCCAACCAATGGTTCGCCCTGAACCGCAACCGGAAGTCGTTCGCCAAGTCGATTATGAAGTGATCGAGATGTCCGAAGGCCCCGCCGCGTTTGAGATGGGTTCGGGCTACTGCGATTCGGCCGGCTACTGCGATTCGATGGGTGGCGGTTGTGGTTGCGGTTCGCCAGCCTGTGGCGGCTGCGGTCCGGCGGCATGCAATCCCTGCTTCGGCTACGGAATGCCTTGCCAACGCTTGTTCGGATCGCTCGAGTATTCAATGTACTGGCGTCGCGGTCAAACTCTGCCGCCATTGATCACAACCAGTCCCGCCGGCACCGCAACGGGTATCGCTGGCGAACTGGGGCAAAGCTCGACAACGACATTGGTTGGCGGACTGACGCGTGGCGAAATGACCTCCGGTGGCCGCGCTCAACTGGGCCTATGGATGGACGATTTCCAATGCCGATCGATTCTGGTTCGTTTCTGGGCTGTTGGCGACGAGACGTTCAACTATTCAGCCGACCAAACGACAGCCGCCTTTGTTGCCGTACCGTTTAACAACGCGGGATTGAACGACCAAGCCGATGCGTTTTTGATTGTCGAACCGGGCGAAACGATAGGTAGCGTGAACATCCAAACCCGATCCGAAGCTTATGGTGGCGACGCGTTGTTGCGACAGAAATGGCGTACCGGACTAGGCGGACGTGTCGACGCATTCTGGGGTTACCAAACTGCTCGCATCAACGAACAACTGACCCTCTCGATCGATTCCGAAGGGCTCGATGGGGGCACTCGTGCCGGACAACGCTTGCAGATCACCGATTCGTTC
Above is a genomic segment from Rosistilla ulvae containing:
- a CDS encoding preprotein translocase subunit SecA yields the protein MSTSETAPNEANDSIESVPAPVAQDAQAPESRADKDVPLKSWLGMGASTRIRRWQRNLQKIAAWEPLLIKENNEEIRKRSLALRYRAKSGESLASLMPEAYALVREAGRRTLGMRHYQVQMIGGMALHEGCISEMQTGEGKTLTATLPLYLHSLLGKGSHLATVNDYLAKRDAEWMTPLFRTLGVSVGIVQTECDQGQRREAYNSDITYGTAKEFGFDFLRDRLLLRAQNRVQSDFLGDGESNFSGGGGDKPVMRGVHFCLVDEADSILIDEARTPLIIGSIEDQVREQIVQTYLWAARHAPEFVENEHFEINPDTKQIELIGRGRQQVRSLPRPDLIRTVGLVDLYEFMERGIKVHQEFFLDRHYVVRDDEIVIVDEFTGRLAEGRKWRDGIHQAIEAKEGMEISVPTGQAARITIQDLFLRYKYLAGMTGTAATSAPELKKIYRTPVVRVPTNRPPQRIPLKDLVFGDMHSKFVAIVDEVVEMNRLGRPVLIGTRSIDKSELLSQMLEDKGIKHEVLNANKVAEEAAIVEEAGKRGRVTVATNMAGRGTDIKVPKDVEAEGGIHVICTELHDSARVDRQLIGRCGRQGDQGSYRQYLSLDDDILKNGYGPVKAARWKQLGADSGSSFQSYAAMFRKAQQKVERKHFRDRMVLLHHERERKKMQRELGQDPYLDTPD
- a CDS encoding BBP7 family outer membrane beta-barrel protein: MANIQTSSPRNLAFASLTWVMCVAILFSAAATAQTRQREVTRGTYNPPVLESGTAAPTKVLSSPNRNAGDSQPMVRPEPQPEVVRQVDYEVIEMSEGPAAFEMGSGYCDSAGYCDSMGGGCGCGSPACGGCGPAACNPCFGYGMPCQRLFGSLEYSMYWRRGQTLPPLITTSPAGTATGIAGELGQSSTTTLVGGLTRGEMTSGGRAQLGLWMDDFQCRSILVRFWAVGDETFNYSADQTTAAFVAVPFNNAGLNDQADAFLIVEPGETIGSVNIQTRSEAYGGDALLRQKWRTGLGGRVDAFWGYQTARINEQLTLSIDSEGLDGGTRAGQRLQITDSFQAKNEFHGATFGFDSFYREGCWSWTMLTKIGFGSMHREAAIRGNTIRSSGGLAVPSDEGFFARNSNIGDTSSSKFSVAPEFDLKLGYALRPGLDMTIGYSFQLFTNVVQPSGILDTTTTDLSTVPTTHPTVQFDDTSYWIQALNFGLAWHY
- a CDS encoding 3-keto-disaccharide hydrolase, whose protein sequence is MRTLSLLCLFALTLLPLAAAHAEEDGFISLFDGKTLDNWDGNPVFWSVEDGMITGQTTADNPTKGNTFLIYRGGEVGDFELQLEYKLIGGNSGIQYRSFEVDPEKKKWVVGGYQGDFESGDTYSGILYGEKFRGILANRGQKTELVRNDGKFKVNVVGSVGDSKTIQSKIKKEDWNTYTITAKGFEFAHKINGVPTAECTDNDTKERRASGILALQLHAGPPMKVQFRNIRLKRLPAATDDAAKKKR
- a CDS encoding PVC-type heme-binding CxxCH protein, which encodes MPDYTAEVIQNGWPEAGTEALQDADTIVVYCDGGGRHLLNPHIDELAPLMKAGAGLVCIHYGVETLAGKPGDAFLDWIGGYFEANWSVNPHWVAKYEIFPDHPISRGVQPFEINDEWYFHMRFRDGMDGVTPILSAHPPEDTMRRPDGPHSGNPAVRKAVANGEIQHMAWAAQRDGGGRGFGFTGGHFHWNWADPNFRKVMLNAIVWTAHGEVPAAGVSTEDPTQEQLEANQDEPNPSIAKKEKKGKKIMRTVVDREVATKPKSDAKRLFLSDPVNKKTPGISVAIDVPLGDAKQLFLAVTDGGNGYSCDWADWAEPRLVGPAGEMKLTDLKWKHASSGFGQVRVGKNAGGGPLRIDGKAVPYGIGTHAPSVIGFDLPAGYDRFVARGGLDNGGTDQGSCGGSAEVRFAVYDKMPTLEVSGGGSREAREALDGLDVGGDLAASVFAAEPQLLSPSNIDIDHRGRVWVCEIVNYRKHKGKRPEGDRILILEDTDGDGMADTEKVFYQGDDIDSPHGVCVLGNKAIVSAGDKVFLLTDSDGDDKADQKEVLFSGISGSQHDHGIHAFTFGPDGKLYFNFGNAGGQLKDKDGKPIVDAAGNEVAARRKPYQEGMVFRCNLDGSELETLGWNFRNNWMVTVDSYGGIWQSDNDDDGNKAVRINYVMEYGNYGYKDEKTGAGWKADRTGMHTDVPLRHWHLNDPGVVPNLLQTGAGSPTGITVYEGDLLPMFTGHLLHCDAGPNVCRAYIVSDDKAGYTAKIREILTGSQDKWFRPSDVKVAPDGSLVIADWYDPGVGGHGMGDLDRGRLFRITPIKHDASYKVPTFDFDTAPGAVEALKNPNYAVRYMAWQSLHAMGTDANSELQKLAASKNPIYRARALWLLGKTDGQGKQTVAQAIEDSDPNVRMMGVRLARQLDLELEDFVAPLLRDPSPQVRRELAVALRESNSEKVPSMWAELATQHDGKDRWYLEALGVGSDLQADACFDAWIKAVGDDWNTPAGRDIIWRSRAPAATAYLVKILQDPELSEADQARYMRAFDFHEGPEKEAALLKLLGL
- a CDS encoding c-type cytochrome: MFRIPLSIVVCFAIGAIAFGQEGNSLSPRDKLIVETVLRIKDFKIESSAPAKAALLRYLRSQPGTEQYFELIERFGLTDVAGELTEFAIAHADETAGVRAAELLFKLDRQKLLIDAISAEASEHAVAAVALIGRVGGTKTQEILMPLIAASDKSAELRAAAVAGIARRSDGQRALLKIVADGKLPADLNFAAANALLSSDDKTIVAEAAKYLQLPATADSQPLPPISELIQKRGDPVAGAIVFRKSGTCINCHKVKGEGKEVGPDLSEIGSKLSREAMYVAVLNPSAAVSHNFETYSLLTIDGDATTGLLVSETDAAVTLRNAEGIDKTVARDDIELFQKQAKSLMPQDLQRLMTVPQLIDLIEYTLTLTK